A genomic segment from Streptomyces antibioticus encodes:
- a CDS encoding YciI family protein, translated as MPRYLSLVKIDEASAPAEGPSPELMRRMGELIEEVTKAGVMLDTAGLTPSAQGTRVHWEGGEISVTDGPFTESKEVVGGYAIMQCKDLAEALEWTKRFLKVHEDFWTVTCEVREIAEG; from the coding sequence GTGCCCCGCTATCTCTCCCTCGTGAAGATCGACGAAGCCTCCGCCCCCGCCGAGGGCCCCAGCCCCGAGCTGATGCGCCGGATGGGCGAACTCATCGAGGAGGTCACCAAGGCGGGCGTCATGCTCGACACCGCCGGCCTCACCCCGTCCGCCCAGGGCACCCGCGTGCACTGGGAGGGCGGCGAGATCTCCGTCACCGACGGCCCCTTCACCGAGTCCAAGGAGGTCGTCGGCGGCTACGCGATCATGCAGTGCAAGGACCTGGCCGAGGCCCTGGAATGGACCAAGCGCTTCCTCAAGGTCCACGAGGACTTCTGGACGGTGACCTGCGAGGTCCGCGAGATCGCCGAGGGCTGA
- a CDS encoding RNA polymerase sigma factor, translated as MEFARVVAAVTRVVRDVGIAEELAQDALVAALEQWPRDGVPDRPGAWLVTAARRRAVDLVRRRENYARKLREIGRDLADVPPPQEPSGPDDIDDDLLRLVFMTCHPVLSAQARTALTLRLLGGLTTPEIARAFLVPEATVAQRIVRAKRTLATRNIAFEVPYGPDREARLGSVLDVIYLIFNEGYAATAGDDLLRPALCEDALRLARQLAALMPKEPEVHGLVSLLEFQASRTAARTAPDGTPVLLRDQNRRRWNRMLIARGITALDRAGATAPAAPGRYALQAAIAACHAHAYTYEDTDWASIATLYGLLAARFPSPVVELNRAVAVSMTEGPAAALALVDALTDEPALRGYHLLPSVRADLLARLGRTAEARAEFTRAAALAGNGRERDLLLRRAETC; from the coding sequence ATGGAGTTTGCCCGGGTCGTCGCCGCCGTCACCCGGGTCGTGCGGGACGTGGGGATCGCCGAGGAGTTGGCGCAGGACGCGCTGGTCGCGGCCCTGGAGCAGTGGCCGCGGGACGGGGTGCCGGACCGGCCGGGGGCCTGGCTGGTCACCGCCGCGCGGCGACGGGCCGTCGATCTGGTCCGGCGGCGGGAGAACTACGCCCGCAAGCTCCGGGAGATCGGCCGCGACCTCGCCGACGTACCGCCGCCGCAGGAGCCGTCCGGCCCCGACGACATCGACGACGACCTGCTGCGGCTCGTCTTCATGACCTGCCACCCCGTGCTCTCCGCCCAGGCCCGCACCGCCCTCACCCTGCGGCTGCTCGGCGGCCTCACGACGCCCGAGATCGCCCGCGCGTTCCTCGTGCCCGAGGCCACCGTCGCGCAGCGCATCGTCCGCGCCAAGCGCACCCTCGCCACCAGGAACATCGCCTTCGAGGTGCCGTACGGACCCGACCGCGAGGCCCGGCTCGGCTCGGTCCTCGACGTCATCTACCTGATCTTCAACGAGGGGTACGCGGCCACCGCCGGCGACGACCTGCTGCGCCCGGCGCTGTGCGAGGACGCGCTCCGGCTGGCCCGGCAGCTCGCCGCGCTGATGCCCAAGGAGCCCGAGGTGCACGGCCTGGTCTCCCTGCTGGAGTTCCAGGCGTCCCGCACGGCCGCCCGCACCGCCCCCGACGGCACCCCGGTCCTGCTCCGGGACCAGAACCGCCGCCGCTGGAACCGCATGCTGATCGCCCGCGGCATCACCGCCCTCGACCGGGCCGGCGCCACCGCCCCGGCGGCCCCCGGCCGCTACGCCCTCCAGGCCGCCATCGCCGCCTGCCACGCGCACGCGTACACCTACGAGGACACCGACTGGGCGAGCATCGCCACCCTGTACGGCCTGCTCGCGGCCCGTTTCCCGTCCCCGGTGGTCGAGCTGAACCGCGCGGTCGCCGTCTCGATGACCGAGGGCCCGGCCGCCGCCCTGGCCCTCGTCGACGCCCTGACCGATGAACCGGCCCTGCGCGGCTACCACCTGCTCCCGAGCGTCCGCGCCGACCTGCTCGCCCGCCTCGGCCGCACGGCGGAGGCCCGGGCGGAGTTCACCCGCGCCGCCGCCCTCGCGGGCAATGGACGCGAACGGGACCTGCTGCTGCGCAGAGCGGAGACCTGCTGA
- a CDS encoding M48 family metalloprotease translates to MDTPISEDGRAGRWLLSAALLALSWLPRTVLAVGWILVCLHFDQVAGAACVVAFVTVRAVRAVGRRGPLPGRALNPDDEPELAALVRDVAERVGFGEPLLVRVVPGVEASLGRVRVGRTDTRVLLLGLPLLRALTAAELASVVAHELAHERHVGDRGVVLLRFARAWTADGLEGRFRPTAPLAGPLLRASQPQMWRAETAADADAARVAGTEATAGALRRTALLHTVLDNLGESWLDRLAEDGRRPEDVYDALDAALADPHVAHRAARAVAEADLLHPDPYATSDHPPLERRLAALPHHTGTPYGDTPVPLRTAAAVEAWCARALAHGEERPGTPASDTDALRPVRLLELPDDDLRELGGSPLSPALCRATGRDTPAEAVSAALDAIADGTWTALARALEPSLRHAPAAARAPIARTVVAAAVGHTLADVLLAAGLTPAGRWTRTVLLTPDGRPIDLYERAATALDDGDPGPLRALLTTTGPKETAV, encoded by the coding sequence ATGGACACGCCGATATCCGAGGACGGCAGAGCCGGGCGGTGGCTGCTGAGCGCCGCCCTGCTGGCGCTGTCCTGGCTGCCCAGGACCGTCCTCGCGGTGGGGTGGATCCTCGTCTGTCTGCACTTCGACCAGGTCGCGGGCGCGGCGTGCGTCGTCGCCTTCGTGACGGTGCGGGCGGTCCGGGCCGTCGGCCGGCGCGGACCGCTGCCGGGGCGGGCGCTGAACCCCGACGACGAGCCCGAACTGGCCGCGCTGGTCCGGGACGTCGCCGAACGCGTCGGCTTCGGCGAGCCCCTGCTCGTCCGGGTCGTCCCCGGCGTCGAGGCGTCCCTGGGCCGGGTCCGCGTCGGCCGGACCGACACCCGGGTCCTGCTGCTCGGCCTGCCGCTGCTGCGCGCGCTCACCGCCGCCGAGCTGGCGTCGGTCGTCGCCCACGAGCTGGCGCACGAACGGCACGTGGGCGACCGCGGTGTCGTCCTGCTGCGGTTCGCGCGGGCCTGGACGGCGGACGGCCTCGAAGGCCGCTTCCGGCCCACCGCACCCCTGGCCGGCCCGCTGCTGCGCGCCTCCCAGCCGCAGATGTGGCGGGCCGAGACGGCGGCCGACGCCGACGCCGCGCGCGTCGCGGGCACCGAGGCCACCGCCGGGGCGCTGCGCCGCACCGCGCTGCTGCACACCGTCCTGGACAACCTCGGCGAGAGCTGGCTGGACCGGCTGGCCGAGGACGGCCGGCGCCCCGAGGACGTCTACGACGCCCTCGACGCCGCCCTCGCCGACCCGCACGTGGCGCACCGCGCCGCCCGCGCCGTGGCCGAGGCGGACCTCCTGCACCCGGACCCCTACGCCACGTCCGACCACCCGCCCCTCGAACGGCGTCTGGCCGCGCTGCCCCACCACACCGGGACGCCCTACGGCGACACGCCGGTGCCGCTGCGGACGGCCGCCGCCGTCGAGGCGTGGTGCGCCCGCGCGCTGGCCCACGGCGAGGAGCGGCCCGGCACCCCGGCCTCCGACACCGACGCGCTGCGCCCGGTCCGCCTCCTGGAGCTGCCGGACGACGACCTGCGGGAGCTGGGCGGGAGCCCCCTCTCCCCCGCGCTGTGCCGCGCCACCGGCCGCGACACCCCGGCCGAGGCGGTGTCCGCCGCCCTGGACGCGATCGCCGACGGCACCTGGACCGCGCTGGCCCGCGCGCTGGAGCCGTCCCTGCGGCACGCCCCGGCCGCCGCGCGCGCCCCGATCGCCCGGACGGTCGTCGCCGCCGCCGTCGGCCACACCCTGGCGGACGTCCTGCTCGCGGCCGGCCTGACCCCCGCCGGCCGCTGGACCCGCACCGTGCTGCTCACCCCCGACGGCCGGCCGATCGACCTCTACGAGCGGGCCGCCACGGCGCTCGACGACGGCGACCCCGGCCCCCTGCGCGCCCTGCTGACCACCACCGGCCCGAAGGAGACCGCCGTATGA
- a CDS encoding LCP family protein, which yields MTRHEENREDGTRGGRRPGRRVLKAAGLALAAALVLGAGAASWAYRHLDGNIRSVDIDSALGDNRPARALTTSAPTGSASASPLPTGAVNILVLGSDSRSGAANKALGGGDSGGARSDTAMVVHIDAGRTGATVVSIPRDTLVTRPSCPLSSGGSTAVAYGAMFNTAYAVGGPVCAVKTVESLTGVRMDHYIEVDFAGFAELVDALGGVTVTTDEDIDDDDSHLHLAAGTHHLDGEQALALARTRHGIGDGSDLGRIGLQQHLVKALLAQISSTDLLTSPAKLYGVADAVTGSLTTDTGLDSLGELTRLGESLRDLSTEHLTTVTMPVVTAPSDPNRVVADEPEASALWESLR from the coding sequence GTGACGCGACACGAGGAGAACCGCGAGGACGGCACCCGAGGGGGCCGACGGCCGGGCCGGCGTGTGCTGAAGGCCGCCGGTCTCGCCCTGGCCGCCGCCCTGGTGCTGGGCGCCGGGGCGGCAAGCTGGGCCTACCGGCACCTCGACGGCAACATCCGCAGCGTCGACATCGACAGCGCGCTCGGCGACAACCGGCCCGCGCGGGCGCTCACCACCTCGGCGCCCACCGGTTCGGCCTCGGCCTCCCCGCTGCCGACTGGGGCCGTCAACATCCTGGTGCTGGGCTCCGACTCGCGCAGCGGCGCGGCCAACAAGGCGCTCGGCGGCGGCGACAGCGGCGGGGCGCGCTCCGACACGGCGATGGTCGTGCACATCGACGCGGGGCGGACCGGCGCCACCGTGGTCAGCATCCCGCGCGACACCCTCGTCACCCGCCCGTCCTGCCCGCTGTCCTCGGGCGGCTCCACGGCGGTGGCGTACGGCGCGATGTTCAACACCGCGTACGCGGTGGGCGGGCCGGTCTGCGCGGTCAAGACGGTCGAGTCCCTCACGGGCGTCCGCATGGACCACTACATCGAGGTCGACTTCGCGGGCTTCGCCGAACTGGTGGACGCGCTCGGCGGGGTCACCGTCACCACGGACGAGGACATCGACGACGACGACAGCCATCTGCACCTCGCGGCGGGCACCCACCATCTCGACGGCGAGCAGGCCCTCGCGCTGGCCCGCACCCGGCACGGCATCGGCGACGGCAGCGACCTCGGCCGCATCGGCCTCCAGCAGCACCTGGTCAAGGCCCTGCTGGCCCAGATCTCCTCGACGGACCTGCTGACCAGCCCCGCCAAGCTGTACGGCGTCGCCGACGCGGTCACCGGCAGCCTCACCACCGACACCGGTCTGGACTCGCTCGGCGAGCTGACCCGGCTCGGCGAGAGCCTGCGGGACCTGAGCACCGAGCACCTCACCACGGTCACCATGCCGGTGGTCACCGCCCCCTCCGACCCCAACCGGGTGGTGGCGGACGAACCGGAGGCGAGCGCACTGTGGGAATCGCTGCGCTGA
- a CDS encoding LacI family DNA-binding transcriptional regulator: MTPSEPAETRTQDDTAAPGGGRSAARADGRSGQTATLAEIAREAGVSAPTVSKVLNGRADVAPGTRSRVEELLRAHGYRRRRAEAARSPLIDLVFHELESAWAMEVIRGVENVARDAGLSVVLSESAGRLTPGRSWADQVAARRPHGVVLVLSGLDESQRALLTSRSIPFVVMDPAGDPGADVPSIGATNWQGGLAATRHLVELGHRRIGAISGPPQMMCSRARMDGFRAALETAGLPVDPGLILTGDFHHDTGYRLGRELLGRPDRPTAVFAGNDLQALGCYEAARELGLRIPEDVSVVGFDDLPVARWVGPPLTTVRQPLTEMAEAAARLVLELGRAPAVESPTATRIELATSLVVRASTGAPPVP, translated from the coding sequence ATGACACCCTCGGAGCCCGCTGAGACACGGACCCAGGACGACACGGCGGCCCCCGGCGGCGGCCGGTCAGCGGCGCGTGCGGACGGCCGGTCCGGGCAGACCGCGACCCTCGCGGAGATCGCCCGCGAGGCCGGCGTCTCGGCGCCGACTGTTTCGAAGGTCCTCAACGGCCGCGCCGACGTGGCCCCCGGGACCCGCAGCCGCGTCGAGGAGCTGCTGCGCGCCCATGGCTACCGGCGGCGGCGCGCGGAGGCGGCCCGTTCGCCCCTGATCGACCTGGTCTTCCACGAGCTGGAGAGCGCGTGGGCGATGGAGGTCATCCGGGGCGTGGAGAACGTGGCGCGGGACGCGGGGCTGAGCGTGGTGCTCAGCGAGAGCGCCGGGCGCCTCACCCCCGGCCGGAGCTGGGCCGACCAGGTCGCCGCCCGCCGGCCGCACGGGGTGGTGCTGGTGCTGTCCGGGCTGGACGAGTCCCAGCGGGCGCTGCTGACCAGCCGTTCCATCCCGTTCGTGGTGATGGACCCGGCCGGCGACCCGGGCGCGGACGTGCCGTCGATCGGCGCCACCAACTGGCAGGGCGGGCTGGCCGCCACCCGGCATCTGGTGGAGCTGGGGCACCGCAGGATCGGGGCGATCAGCGGTCCGCCGCAGATGATGTGCAGCCGGGCCCGGATGGACGGCTTCCGGGCCGCGCTGGAGACCGCCGGACTGCCCGTCGACCCCGGGCTGATCCTGACCGGGGACTTCCACCACGACACCGGCTACCGGCTCGGCCGTGAACTGCTCGGCCGCCCGGACCGGCCGACCGCCGTCTTCGCCGGCAACGACCTCCAGGCGCTCGGCTGCTACGAGGCCGCCCGCGAGCTGGGGCTGCGTATCCCGGAGGACGTGAGCGTGGTCGGCTTCGACGATCTGCCGGTGGCCCGCTGGGTGGGCCCGCCGCTGACGACCGTACGGCAGCCGCTGACGGAGATGGCCGAGGCGGCGGCCCGGCTGGTCCTCGAACTGGGCCGGGCCCCGGCCGTCGAGTCCCCGACGGCGACCCGCATCGAACTGGCCACGAGCCTGGTGGTGCGGGCGAGCACGGGGGCGCCGCCGGTTCCGTAG